Proteins co-encoded in one Cricetulus griseus strain 17A/GY chromosome 1 unlocalized genomic scaffold, alternate assembly CriGri-PICRH-1.0 chr1_1, whole genome shotgun sequence genomic window:
- the Ggact gene encoding gamma-glutamylaminecyclotransferase, whose protein sequence is MAHIFVYGTLKRGQPNHKVMLDQSHGSAVFQGRGCTVESFPLVIAGEHNIPWLLHVPGKGHRVEGEIYKVDEQMLRFLDDFEGCPTMYQRTALQVQVLEWEGAGGPVDSLQCFVYSTATYVPEWLHLPYHKSYDSEGPHGLPYNPRENR, encoded by the coding sequence ATGGCCCACATCTTCGTGTATGGCACTCTGAAACGAGGCCAGCCCAACCACAAAGTCATGCTGGACCAGTCACATGGCTCTGCAGTGTTCCAAGGCAGAGGCTGCACAGTTGAGTCCTTCCCACTGGTGATTGCCGGAGAGCACAACATACCATGGCTGCTGCACGTGCCAGGCAAGGGCCATCGTGTGGAAGGTGAGATCTACAAGGTGGATGAACAGATGTTGCGATTCCTGGATGACTTTGAAGGCTGCCCCACCATGTACCAGCGCACAGCCCTGCAGGTGCAGGTGCTTGAGTGGGAGGGTGCTGGTGGCCCTGTGGACAGCCTCCAGTGCTTTGTGTATAGTACAGCCACCTATGTACCTGAGTGGCTGCATCTCCCCTACCATAAAAGCTACGATTCCGAGGGCCCACATGGGCTGCCCTACAACCCCCGGGAAAACAGGTGA